CTCGAGCGCCAGGAGGAATTTCCGCTCCTGGTCCATGGCCGCCGGCGTGCAGGCCATTTGGGTGGAGATCATGCGGCCGAACGCAATCGTCGCGCCTGATATCGTTGCGCGGCCGCCGATCCGGTTGCAGCCGCCGGTGCCCGAGACCCGGCCGTCAGGGGCGATCTCCAGGACCGACTGAAGCCGGTCGATGACCCCGCCACCCCTGATGTCCTCGGCCAGCCATCGGCCGGCCGGGCTTGGCTGACGCGGGGCCTCCGCCTGGCCACCGACGCGCTCGACGCGGATCTCGGTCTGGTTGCGGCCGCCGGCAAAAACCGGATGGCGCGTGGTGTTGATGAACATCAGCCGGTCGCCGTCGGTGATGCGCGCCTGCAGCGCATAGCTTCGCCGCGGCTGGATCTGCGCGCTGTCGAAGCGGAGGATGTAGCGGATCGGGTTGCGCGGTCCCGCGGCAATGCGCGTTTCGGCGATGGTGCGTGCCGGCGCGTCGGCCAGCGACACGTCGAGCAGCTTGACCTCGACAATGGTGGTTGGCGGCAGGGCGATGCGCTCGCGGTAGATGACCGTCCCGCGCAGCGTCCGGGCCGCGGCAAAGGCTTCGCTCGCCGGCAACAGCATCGCCAGGCCGGCAAGCCCGGTAAGGCTGCGCCGGGAGATCTCGGCCTTGTTCTTCTTGCTGTCCACAGGCGCGGCTCCTTCCCGATGGTTCAGGTCGGGCCGGAGTGTAGCCGGTGGAGAGCGGAACGCTCAATCGCGCCGCCCGGGCTGGTGCCACCTCAAAAAACGGGCCGCCCGAAGGCAGCCCGTTGCCGATGCTGATGGCTGAAAGACGATCAGTAGCGGGCGACCACGGCCGACGGGCCGGTGGTGAAGTGATAGGACAGGCCGAGCCG
This portion of the Phreatobacter stygius genome encodes:
- a CDS encoding YbaY family lipoprotein; amino-acid sequence: MDSKKNKAEISRRSLTGLAGLAMLLPASEAFAAARTLRGTVIYRERIALPPTTIVEVKLLDVSLADAPARTIAETRIAAGPRNPIRYILRFDSAQIQPRRSYALQARITDGDRLMFINTTRHPVFAGGRNQTEIRVERVGGQAEAPRQPSPAGRWLAEDIRGGGVIDRLQSVLEIAPDGRVSGTGGCNRIGGRATISGATIAFGRMISTQMACTPAAMDQERKFLLALEDARGWRVDPVRQKLVLADARGTPVLVLARM